In Apodemus sylvaticus chromosome 8, mApoSyl1.1, whole genome shotgun sequence, one genomic interval encodes:
- the Slc35f4 gene encoding LOW QUALITY PROTEIN: solute carrier family 35 member F4 (The sequence of the model RefSeq protein was modified relative to this genomic sequence to represent the inferred CDS: deleted 1 base in 1 codon) has product MDVKAAPNGVATIEDRILRITGYYGYYPGYSSQKSTSRSSVTRCKPGPNCPSSHSSISRQLSPLSVTEDSSAPILELQSRGSSGVCGRRVERQSRSGDDGTQTHPESSSQENGLKARCLSCTSVVLKTIWGLLIILSVSSSWVGTTQIVKITYKNFYCPFFMTWFSTNWNIMFFPVYYSGHLATAQEKQSPMKKFRECSRIFGEDGLTLKLFLKRTAPFSILWTLTNYLYLLALKKLTATDVSALFCCNKAFVFLLSWIVLKDRFMGVRIVAAIMAITGIVMMAYADNFHADSIIGVAFAVGSASTSALYKVLFKMFLGSANFGEAAHFVSTLGFFNLIFISFTPIILYFTKVEHWSSFAALPWGCLCGMAGLWLAFNILVNVGVVLTYPILISIGTVLSVPGNAAVDLLKQEVIFNVVRLAATIIICIGFLLMLLPEEWDEITLRFINSLKEKKSEEHVEDLTDVSVHLRSRSRVNGTVSIPLA; this is encoded by the exons GTACCTCCAGATCATCAGTTACTCGATGCAAACCAGGACCCAACTGCCCCAGTTCCCACAGCAGCATCAGTAGGCAactgtcccctctgtctgtcaCAGAAGATTCTTCTGCTCCTATTCTTGAACTTCAGAGTCGAGGATCATCTGGAGTTTGTGGTCGAAGAGTCGAGAGACAGAGCAGATCAG GGGATGATGGGACACAGACTCATCCTGAGAGCAGCAGCCAAGAAAATGGACTCAAGGCTCGCTGCCTGTCCTGCACGTCCGTGGTTCTGAAGACCATCTGGGGACTCTTGATCATCTTGTCAGTGTCATCATCTTGGGTTGGAACCACACAAATTGTAAAAATCACTTACAAGAATTTTTACTGTCCCTTTTTCATGACATGGTTTTCAACAAACTGGAATATTATGTTTTTCCCAGTCTATTATTCCGGCCATCTAGCCACGGCTCAAGAAAAGCAGTCACCAATGAAAAAGTTCAG gGAATGCAGTCGAATTTTTGGTGAAGATGGCCTGACACTGAAGCTCTTTCTTAAAAGAACTGCTCCTTTTTCTATTCTGTGGACTCTGACAAATTACCTGTATTTACTGGCTTTAAAGAAGCTGACGGCCACTGACgtctctgctctgttctgttgCAACAAAGCCTTTGTCTTCTTGCTGTCCTGGATTGTGCTGAAGGACAGGTTCATGGGAGTGCGG ATCGTCGCAGCAATAATGGCAATTACTGGCATTGTCATGATGGCATATGCAGATAATTTCCACGCTGATTCCATCATCGGTGTGGCATTTGCTGTGGGCTCAGCCTCCACATCTGCACTGTACAAG gttctgtTTAAGATGTTTCTAGGCAGTGCCAACTTTGGTGAAgctgcacactttgtctccacCCTGGGGTTCTTCAATTTGATCTTTATCTCCTTCACTCCCATCATCCTGTATTTCACCAAGGTGGAGCACTGGTCCTCCTTCGCAGCGCTGCCCTGGGGCTGTCTCTGTGGGATGGCGGGACTATGGCTAG CATTCAACATCCTGGTAAATGTTGGAGTAGTACTGACATACCCAATCCTCATCTCCATTGGGACAGTGCTCAGCGTCCCCGGAAACGCAG CGGTGGATCTCCTGAAGCAGGAGGTGATCTTCAATGTGGTCCGCCTGGCTGCCACCATCATCATCTGTATCGGGTTTCTTCTGATGCTACTGCCAGAGGAATGGGATGAAATTACTCTGAGATTTATCAACAGCTTGAAGGAAAAGAAGAGCGAGGAGCACGTGGAGGACCTGACAGATGTCAGCGTGCACCTGAGGAGCAGAAGCAGGGTCAACGGGACAGTGTCCATACCTCTGGCTTGA